One window from the genome of Nitrospira sp. SG-bin1 encodes:
- the flgG gene encoding flagellar basal-body rod protein FlgG (makes up the distal portion of the flagellar basal body rod; Bradyrhizobium has one thick flagellum and several thin flagella; the Bradyrhizobium protein in this cluster is associated with the thick flagella): protein MIRAMWTAATGMTAQQINVDTVAHNLANVNTNSFKRSRAEFADLLYQIQRLPGTNASNVGVFPVGIQVGAGVRPTTVAKEWLQGNMRQTNNELDLAIDGSGFFQVSRPDGTIMYTRNGSFKRDNVGNLVTGDGDLLNPVITIPSGALKVDIGQDGTVSVLLPGVTQASQVGQIQLTRFDNPSGLVAMGNNLFIDSFASGPPTQGTGGFTTGFGTIQQGFLESSNVNLAEEMVNMIIAQRSYEINSKTIQASDEMMAIANNLRR from the coding sequence ATGATCAGAGCCATGTGGACCGCCGCGACCGGAATGACGGCGCAGCAAATCAACGTCGACACCGTCGCCCACAACCTTGCCAACGTCAACACCAACTCCTTTAAACGCAGTCGTGCGGAATTTGCGGATCTGCTGTATCAGATTCAACGACTTCCGGGCACCAATGCATCCAACGTCGGGGTCTTTCCGGTCGGTATTCAGGTCGGTGCGGGCGTTCGGCCGACGACGGTGGCGAAAGAATGGCTTCAGGGGAACATGCGGCAAACCAATAATGAGTTGGATCTAGCCATCGACGGTTCCGGGTTTTTTCAGGTCTCCAGGCCCGATGGGACGATCATGTATACCAGAAACGGGTCGTTTAAGCGGGACAATGTGGGCAACCTCGTGACGGGCGACGGCGATCTGCTGAATCCCGTGATTACCATCCCGTCCGGCGCACTGAAGGTGGATATCGGTCAGGACGGCACTGTTTCGGTATTGTTGCCCGGTGTTACGCAGGCTTCGCAGGTCGGGCAAATCCAGCTCACACGATTCGACAATCCCTCCGGCTTGGTTGCGATGGGGAACAATCTCTTCATTGACAGCTTCGCCTCAGGACCCCCGACGCAGGGGACAGGAGGTTTCACCACCGGATTTGGCACGATCCAGCAGGGATTCTTGGAAAGCTCGAATGTCAATCTTGCCGAGGAAATGGTCAACATGATCATCGCTCAGCGAAGTTATGAAATCAACTCCAAGACGATTCAGGCGTCGGACGAAATGATGGCCATTGCGAACAATCTTAGACGATAA